In Plectropomus leopardus isolate mb unplaced genomic scaffold, YSFRI_Pleo_2.0 unplaced_scaffold15951, whole genome shotgun sequence, the following are encoded in one genomic region:
- the LOC121964549 gene encoding uncharacterized protein LOC121964549, translating into MIDFGTGVSDQASLSQSSSWCETAGGRSEQQESCFRDRSDQGGTRSPKSTKLQNFRSAVRDRYKTHLKREVTADIVTMADEAAVVEEVTRPAQSPLITVSFQRSAHRKEKYLEAEPKALGITQIGLSIFKITCTAVFLITGLGHVFMDVMFFIASAL; encoded by the exons ATGATCGATTTTGGGACAGGTGTAAGTGATCAGGCCTCACTCAGCCAATCATCGTCCTGGTGTGAGACAGCTGGTGGAAGAAGTGAGCAGCAGGAGTCATGTTTCAGGGACAGATCAGACCAGGGCGGGACTCGATCTCCAAAATCCACCAAGTTGCAAAACTTCCGATCAGCGGTTAGGGACCGTTACAAAACACATCTGAAGAGGGAAGTTACCGCGGACATCGTGACCATGGCAG ATGAAGCAGCGGTCGTGGAGGAAGTCACCAGGCCAGCTCAGAGCCCGCTCATCACAGTCAGCTTCCAGAGAAGCGCCCACAGGAAAGAGAAGTACCTGGAGGCTGAGCCAAAGGCTCTGGGG ATCACTCAGATTGGCCTGAGTATATTTAAGATCACCTGCACGGCTGTGTTTCTGATCACTGGCCTTGGCCATGTATTCATGGACGTAATGTTCTTCATTGCATCTGCACTG